Proteins from one Sarcophilus harrisii chromosome 2, mSarHar1.11, whole genome shotgun sequence genomic window:
- the CCDC196 gene encoding putative coiled-coil domain-containing protein 196 isoform X4, with protein sequence MTTNTNSSTSFLKSRTRNSRPQDSYLSELNEDLKIRKRELMEILKPLEEKNGTLLQNLMTNLEEKQKSLQIMRQIMAEKGGDSDDTIVLEMIEEAEELKQNLEKKNKLLRREMELLWNKQAIEDEYRMRQKAMLLKSKAEMQELKERLQRNKEHFTFRDEIDDVQELHSRVIEEKIEALTKHQKTSDLQLLHSLKQDLDIPQFNSKLLISPRYSRLTCTGKNSACDCVIVINFQVDHLVQSFFKLCEEHTIKTHSVLSQCL encoded by the exons ATGACCACTAACACAAACTCTTCTACATCTTTCCTAAAATCTAGAACAAG AAATTCTAGACCACAGGACAGTTATCTAAGTGAATTAAATGAGgacttgaaaataagaaaacGAGAGTTGATGGAGATACTGAAACCCCTGGAAGAGAAGAATGGCACCTTACTCCAGAACTTAATGACTAAtttagaggaaaaacaaaaaag TCTGCAGATCATGAGGCAGATCATGGCTGAGAAGGGGGGTGATTCTGATGATACCATAGTCCTGGAGATGATCGAGGAAGCCGAAGAGTTAAAACAGAACCTG gaaaaaaaaaacaagttgctTCGAAGAGAAATGGAGTTGCTGTGGAACAAG CAAGCAATTGAAGATGAATATCGTATGCGCCAGAAAGCAATGCTACTCAAAAGCAAGGCAGAAATGCAGGAGTTAAAG GAAAGACTTCAGAGGAACAAGGAGCATTTCACTTTTCGAGATGAGATCGATGATGTTCAG GAACTTCATAGTAGAGTGATTGAGGAGAAGATTGAAGCTCTGACAAAACACCAAAAGACATCTGATCTGCAATTATTACATTCTTTAAAGCAAGATTTGGACATACCTCAATTTAACTCCAAACTTCTTATCAGTCCAAG GTATTCCAGGCTCACCTGCACTGGGAAGAATTCAGCTTGTGATTGTG TCATTGTCATCAACTTTCAAGTGGATCActtggttcagtcatttttcaaattatgTGAAGAACACACAATTAAAACTCATTCTGTATTAAGTCAGTGTCTTTAA
- the CCDC196 gene encoding putative coiled-coil domain-containing protein 196 isoform X1: MTTNTNSSTSFLKSRTRNSRPQDSYLSELNEDLKIRKRELMEILKPLEEKNGTLLQNLMTNLEEKQKSLQIMRQIMAEKGGDSDDTIVLEMIEEAEELKQNLEKKNKLLRREMELLWNKQAIEDEYRMRQKAMLLKSKAEMQELKERLQRNKEHFTFRDEIDDVQELHSRVIEEKIEALTKHQKTSDLQLLHSLKQDLDIPQFNSKLLISPRYSRLTCTGKNSACDCGVPGVLRERNDATSRSSWDTEESPQSASPKKPGCQRGTFFSEASPRRQYSSFSSHPRIVQSFFQAPHGALPRLPGSGRQLSKGTGYSPQEPYASVILHARGLPCAHNTFQGALKQRLRRRHPLWQKVQEEY, from the exons ATGACCACTAACACAAACTCTTCTACATCTTTCCTAAAATCTAGAACAAG AAATTCTAGACCACAGGACAGTTATCTAAGTGAATTAAATGAGgacttgaaaataagaaaacGAGAGTTGATGGAGATACTGAAACCCCTGGAAGAGAAGAATGGCACCTTACTCCAGAACTTAATGACTAAtttagaggaaaaacaaaaaag TCTGCAGATCATGAGGCAGATCATGGCTGAGAAGGGGGGTGATTCTGATGATACCATAGTCCTGGAGATGATCGAGGAAGCCGAAGAGTTAAAACAGAACCTG gaaaaaaaaaacaagttgctTCGAAGAGAAATGGAGTTGCTGTGGAACAAG CAAGCAATTGAAGATGAATATCGTATGCGCCAGAAAGCAATGCTACTCAAAAGCAAGGCAGAAATGCAGGAGTTAAAG GAAAGACTTCAGAGGAACAAGGAGCATTTCACTTTTCGAGATGAGATCGATGATGTTCAG GAACTTCATAGTAGAGTGATTGAGGAGAAGATTGAAGCTCTGACAAAACACCAAAAGACATCTGATCTGCAATTATTACATTCTTTAAAGCAAGATTTGGACATACCTCAATTTAACTCCAAACTTCTTATCAGTCCAAG GTATTCCAGGCTCACCTGCACTGGGAAGAATTCAGCTTGTGATTGTG GAGTGCCAGGAGTGCTAAGGGAGAGAAATGACGCTACATCACGAAGCAGCTGGGATACCGAGGAATCACCGCAAAGCGCATCGCCGAAGAAACCAGGTTGTCAGAGAGGTACCTTCTTCTCCGAGGCGTCTCCGCGCCGCCAGTATTCGTCGTTCTCATCCCACCCACGCATCGTTCAAAGCTTCTTCCAAGCTCCCCACGGGGCTCTCCCCCGCCTCCCGGGGAGTGGGCGGCAGCTCTCCAAGGGCACTGGGTACAGCCCACAGGAGCCCTATGCCTCGGTTATCCTGCACGCCAGGGGCCTTCCGTGTGCTCACAACACCTTCCAGGGAGCTCTAAAGCAAAGACTACGACGGCGCCACCCCCTCTGGCAAAAGGTGCAGGAAGAGTACTAG
- the CCDC196 gene encoding putative coiled-coil domain-containing protein 196 isoform X2, which translates to MTTNTNSSTSFLKSRTRNSRPQDSYLSELNEDLKIRKRELMEILKPLEEKNGTLLQNLMTNLEEKQKSLQIMRQIMAEKGGDSDDTIVLEMIEEAEELKQNLQAIEDEYRMRQKAMLLKSKAEMQELKERLQRNKEHFTFRDEIDDVQELHSRVIEEKIEALTKHQKTSDLQLLHSLKQDLDIPQFNSKLLISPRYSRLTCTGKNSACDCGVPGVLRERNDATSRSSWDTEESPQSASPKKPGCQRGTFFSEASPRRQYSSFSSHPRIVQSFFQAPHGALPRLPGSGRQLSKGTGYSPQEPYASVILHARGLPCAHNTFQGALKQRLRRRHPLWQKVQEEY; encoded by the exons ATGACCACTAACACAAACTCTTCTACATCTTTCCTAAAATCTAGAACAAG AAATTCTAGACCACAGGACAGTTATCTAAGTGAATTAAATGAGgacttgaaaataagaaaacGAGAGTTGATGGAGATACTGAAACCCCTGGAAGAGAAGAATGGCACCTTACTCCAGAACTTAATGACTAAtttagaggaaaaacaaaaaag TCTGCAGATCATGAGGCAGATCATGGCTGAGAAGGGGGGTGATTCTGATGATACCATAGTCCTGGAGATGATCGAGGAAGCCGAAGAGTTAAAACAGAACCTG CAAGCAATTGAAGATGAATATCGTATGCGCCAGAAAGCAATGCTACTCAAAAGCAAGGCAGAAATGCAGGAGTTAAAG GAAAGACTTCAGAGGAACAAGGAGCATTTCACTTTTCGAGATGAGATCGATGATGTTCAG GAACTTCATAGTAGAGTGATTGAGGAGAAGATTGAAGCTCTGACAAAACACCAAAAGACATCTGATCTGCAATTATTACATTCTTTAAAGCAAGATTTGGACATACCTCAATTTAACTCCAAACTTCTTATCAGTCCAAG GTATTCCAGGCTCACCTGCACTGGGAAGAATTCAGCTTGTGATTGTG GAGTGCCAGGAGTGCTAAGGGAGAGAAATGACGCTACATCACGAAGCAGCTGGGATACCGAGGAATCACCGCAAAGCGCATCGCCGAAGAAACCAGGTTGTCAGAGAGGTACCTTCTTCTCCGAGGCGTCTCCGCGCCGCCAGTATTCGTCGTTCTCATCCCACCCACGCATCGTTCAAAGCTTCTTCCAAGCTCCCCACGGGGCTCTCCCCCGCCTCCCGGGGAGTGGGCGGCAGCTCTCCAAGGGCACTGGGTACAGCCCACAGGAGCCCTATGCCTCGGTTATCCTGCACGCCAGGGGCCTTCCGTGTGCTCACAACACCTTCCAGGGAGCTCTAAAGCAAAGACTACGACGGCGCCACCCCCTCTGGCAAAAGGTGCAGGAAGAGTACTAG
- the CCDC196 gene encoding putative coiled-coil domain-containing protein 196 isoform X5 produces MTTNTNSSTSFLKSRTRNSRPQDSYLSELNEDLKIRKRELMEILKPLEEKNGTLLQNLMTNLEEKQKSLQIMRQIMAEKGGDSDDTIVLEMIEEAEELKQNLEKKNKLLRREMELLWNKQAIEDEYRMRQKAMLLKSKAEMQELKERLQRNKEHFTFRDEIDDVQELHSRVIEEKIEALTKHQKTSDLQLLHSLKQDLDIPQFNSKLLISPRYSRLTCTGKNSACDCDERRLRSRM; encoded by the exons ATGACCACTAACACAAACTCTTCTACATCTTTCCTAAAATCTAGAACAAG AAATTCTAGACCACAGGACAGTTATCTAAGTGAATTAAATGAGgacttgaaaataagaaaacGAGAGTTGATGGAGATACTGAAACCCCTGGAAGAGAAGAATGGCACCTTACTCCAGAACTTAATGACTAAtttagaggaaaaacaaaaaag TCTGCAGATCATGAGGCAGATCATGGCTGAGAAGGGGGGTGATTCTGATGATACCATAGTCCTGGAGATGATCGAGGAAGCCGAAGAGTTAAAACAGAACCTG gaaaaaaaaaacaagttgctTCGAAGAGAAATGGAGTTGCTGTGGAACAAG CAAGCAATTGAAGATGAATATCGTATGCGCCAGAAAGCAATGCTACTCAAAAGCAAGGCAGAAATGCAGGAGTTAAAG GAAAGACTTCAGAGGAACAAGGAGCATTTCACTTTTCGAGATGAGATCGATGATGTTCAG GAACTTCATAGTAGAGTGATTGAGGAGAAGATTGAAGCTCTGACAAAACACCAAAAGACATCTGATCTGCAATTATTACATTCTTTAAAGCAAGATTTGGACATACCTCAATTTAACTCCAAACTTCTTATCAGTCCAAG GTATTCCAGGCTCACCTGCACTGGGAAGAATTCAGCTTGTGATTGTG atgagaggaGACTGAGATCCAGAATGTGA
- the CCDC196 gene encoding putative coiled-coil domain-containing protein 196 isoform X3, whose protein sequence is MRQIMAEKGGDSDDTIVLEMIEEAEELKQNLEKKNKLLRREMELLWNKQAIEDEYRMRQKAMLLKSKAEMQELKERLQRNKEHFTFRDEIDDVQELHSRVIEEKIEALTKHQKTSDLQLLHSLKQDLDIPQFNSKLLISPRYSRLTCTGKNSACDCGVPGVLRERNDATSRSSWDTEESPQSASPKKPGCQRGTFFSEASPRRQYSSFSSHPRIVQSFFQAPHGALPRLPGSGRQLSKGTGYSPQEPYASVILHARGLPCAHNTFQGALKQRLRRRHPLWQKVQEEY, encoded by the exons ATGAGGCAGATCATGGCTGAGAAGGGGGGTGATTCTGATGATACCATAGTCCTGGAGATGATCGAGGAAGCCGAAGAGTTAAAACAGAACCTG gaaaaaaaaaacaagttgctTCGAAGAGAAATGGAGTTGCTGTGGAACAAG CAAGCAATTGAAGATGAATATCGTATGCGCCAGAAAGCAATGCTACTCAAAAGCAAGGCAGAAATGCAGGAGTTAAAG GAAAGACTTCAGAGGAACAAGGAGCATTTCACTTTTCGAGATGAGATCGATGATGTTCAG GAACTTCATAGTAGAGTGATTGAGGAGAAGATTGAAGCTCTGACAAAACACCAAAAGACATCTGATCTGCAATTATTACATTCTTTAAAGCAAGATTTGGACATACCTCAATTTAACTCCAAACTTCTTATCAGTCCAAG GTATTCCAGGCTCACCTGCACTGGGAAGAATTCAGCTTGTGATTGTG GAGTGCCAGGAGTGCTAAGGGAGAGAAATGACGCTACATCACGAAGCAGCTGGGATACCGAGGAATCACCGCAAAGCGCATCGCCGAAGAAACCAGGTTGTCAGAGAGGTACCTTCTTCTCCGAGGCGTCTCCGCGCCGCCAGTATTCGTCGTTCTCATCCCACCCACGCATCGTTCAAAGCTTCTTCCAAGCTCCCCACGGGGCTCTCCCCCGCCTCCCGGGGAGTGGGCGGCAGCTCTCCAAGGGCACTGGGTACAGCCCACAGGAGCCCTATGCCTCGGTTATCCTGCACGCCAGGGGCCTTCCGTGTGCTCACAACACCTTCCAGGGAGCTCTAAAGCAAAGACTACGACGGCGCCACCCCCTCTGGCAAAAGGTGCAGGAAGAGTACTAG